A genomic stretch from Bordetella sp. N includes:
- a CDS encoding aromatic ring-hydroxylating dioxygenase subunit alpha: MMSRKSIDELVRADEGLVSRSIFVDDEIYQQELRHIFARAWLFVGHESLVPKPDDYFLSRMGTESVILTRDRQGHIQVMLNSCTHRGMKLCRYDHGNARNFTCPYHGWSFSTDGKLVDRPGGLVGVPGHATHYKGELDKSQWGLKTVAQVVNYKGAIWATWDPQAPPFLDYLGNMRLYLDAALDHRDGSPGGSEVIGGVQKWRIKCNWKFAPENFIGDLYHDISHRSVDIVGIGPGGGKGRRDPSATRSAICFPDLGHGLLGRLPFYEEGPYAPQYARYPEVEAYYRAIHEKRVATLGSAMRVQTSVGTIFPNMSFHGRQPRTLAVFHPISPTEMEMWRMYLVDKDAPEAVKDAARHYFLRYSGPGGMTESDDMENWTGATEASMGAMSRELYFNYQMGVGHVQSVPEIPGCAVNGEYTEENARAFYRRWGQFMNGQDWNQLMARAVRIEEKAA, encoded by the coding sequence ATGATGAGTCGGAAATCGATAGACGAGTTGGTGCGGGCGGATGAGGGGCTGGTCAGCCGGTCCATCTTCGTCGATGACGAGATCTACCAGCAGGAGTTGCGGCATATCTTCGCGCGCGCCTGGCTGTTCGTCGGACATGAAAGCCTGGTGCCCAAGCCGGATGACTATTTCCTGTCGCGCATGGGCACGGAATCCGTGATCCTGACGCGCGACCGCCAGGGTCACATCCAGGTCATGCTGAATAGCTGTACGCACCGTGGCATGAAGCTATGCCGCTATGACCATGGCAACGCACGCAATTTCACCTGTCCGTATCACGGCTGGAGCTTTTCCACCGACGGCAAGCTGGTGGACCGCCCCGGTGGCCTGGTGGGCGTGCCTGGCCACGCCACCCACTACAAGGGTGAACTGGACAAGTCTCAATGGGGCTTGAAGACCGTCGCCCAGGTCGTGAACTACAAGGGTGCGATCTGGGCCACGTGGGATCCGCAAGCCCCGCCCTTTCTCGATTACCTGGGCAATATGCGCCTGTACCTGGACGCGGCCCTGGATCACCGCGACGGCAGTCCCGGCGGGTCCGAGGTCATCGGCGGCGTGCAGAAGTGGCGCATCAAGTGCAATTGGAAATTCGCGCCCGAGAATTTCATCGGCGACCTTTACCACGACATCAGCCATCGATCCGTGGACATCGTCGGCATCGGCCCGGGCGGCGGCAAAGGACGCCGCGATCCCTCGGCGACGCGTTCCGCCATCTGCTTCCCCGACCTGGGACACGGCCTGCTGGGCCGCCTGCCTTTCTATGAAGAAGGCCCCTACGCGCCCCAGTACGCGCGCTATCCCGAAGTCGAGGCCTACTACCGCGCCATCCACGAAAAGCGCGTCGCCACCTTGGGCTCGGCCATGCGCGTGCAGACCAGCGTCGGCACCATTTTTCCCAATATGTCTTTCCACGGACGCCAGCCGCGCACGCTGGCCGTCTTCCACCCCATCAGTCCCACTGAAATGGAAATGTGGCGGATGTACCTGGTGGACAAGGACGCGCCGGAAGCGGTCAAGGACGCGGCGCGCCATTACTTCCTGCGTTACTCCGGCCCGGGCGGCATGACCGAGTCCGACGACATGGAGAACTGGACAGGCGCCACCGAAGCCAGCATGGGCGCGATGTCGCGCGAGCTCTATTTCAATTACCAGATGGGCGTGGGCCACGTACAAAGCGTGCCCGAAATCCCCGGCTGCGCCGTCAATGGCGAGTACACCGAGGAAAACGCCCGCGCGTTCTACCGCCGCTGGGGGCAGTTCATGAACGGCCAGGACTGGAATCAGCTGATGGCTCGCGCCGTCCGGATCGAGGAGAAGGCAGCATGA
- a CDS encoding FAD-dependent oxidoreductase, giving the protein MADLLSTHVAIIGTGHAGVECAWALRAAGFEGDIMLLGAEPHPPYERPPLSKGLLTGTTSADRIALRAGDTYEKQGIRYSADDPVASIDTAARLIHTQAGRRIAYQHCVLATGASARGIAGLAGDHVHAVRGLDDAHRLRDAIRPGHRLLIVGAGYLGLEAACSARKLGAEVCVLEQQRGVMAGKVSAPTAERMETLHRHAGIDIRHGVAVTGWQRTPDAWRASLACGGVVDGQQVLVSIGAVADTRLAEAAGLECRDGIVVDEQCRASAPGIYAIGDCASAYRAELQRHARVESVQNALMQARTAAAVIAGKRPPAAKPLTFWSEQHGRRLQMAGLVHPALPCDDHVHATAKGWLVERYQQGRLAALEAVDSPVEFIKGVPRIGTPPVHV; this is encoded by the coding sequence ATGGCAGACCTGCTCTCAACCCACGTCGCCATCATCGGCACCGGCCACGCCGGCGTGGAATGCGCCTGGGCCTTGCGCGCGGCCGGCTTCGAAGGCGACATCATGCTGCTGGGCGCCGAGCCGCACCCGCCCTACGAGCGTCCGCCCTTGTCCAAGGGCCTGCTGACCGGCACCACCAGCGCCGACCGCATTGCCCTGCGTGCCGGGGATACTTACGAAAAACAGGGCATACGCTACAGCGCCGATGACCCCGTGGCCAGCATCGACACCGCGGCGCGCCTGATCCATACCCAGGCCGGCCGCCGCATCGCCTACCAGCACTGCGTCCTGGCGACGGGCGCCAGCGCGCGCGGTATCGCTGGCTTGGCCGGAGATCACGTTCACGCCGTGCGCGGCCTGGACGACGCCCACCGCCTGCGCGATGCCATCCGGCCGGGACACCGGCTGCTGATCGTGGGGGCGGGCTATCTGGGCCTGGAAGCCGCCTGCTCCGCGCGCAAGCTGGGCGCCGAGGTCTGCGTGCTGGAGCAGCAGCGCGGCGTGATGGCCGGCAAGGTGTCGGCCCCCACGGCCGAGCGCATGGAAACCTTGCACCGCCATGCCGGCATCGACATCCGCCATGGCGTCGCCGTGACGGGCTGGCAGCGCACGCCGGACGCCTGGCGTGCAAGCCTGGCGTGCGGCGGCGTCGTCGACGGCCAGCAGGTGCTCGTGTCCATCGGCGCCGTCGCCGACACGCGTCTGGCCGAGGCGGCCGGGCTCGAATGCCGCGACGGAATCGTGGTCGATGAACAATGCCGCGCCTCGGCGCCCGGCATATACGCCATCGGCGATTGCGCCAGCGCGTACCGCGCTGAATTGCAAAGGCATGCCCGCGTCGAAAGCGTGCAGAACGCGCTCATGCAGGCGCGCACGGCGGCCGCGGTCATCGCCGGCAAGCGCCCACCCGCCGCCAAGCCCCTCACCTTCTGGTCGGAACAACATGGCCGGCGGCTGCAGATGGCGGGCCTGGTCCATCCCGCCCTGCCCTGCGACGACCACGTCCACGCCACCGCCAAAGGCTGGCTGGTGGAACGCTATCAGCAAGGCCGCCTGGCCGCGTTGGAGGCGGTCGACAGCCCGGTGGAATTCATCAAGGGCGTGCCTCGCATCGGCACGCCGCCAGTTCACGTCTGA
- a CDS encoding tripartite tricarboxylate transporter substrate binding protein: MQRRSVLKLLAGSAALGSTVGTRAAVASGSEAATGTAGPPGASFASKPIRLIVPYPPGGVTDVAGRLASDILGSRFGQPVVVENRPGANGMIGNQHVAAAPPDGYTLLLNGLGGMVLPMATVTGLPLDTARAFTPIGEMAEFINVLIVRADSPIRSVNDLIAMARQRGKEGLSYGSNGIGTSVHLTTAFFAQRTGLQLLHVPYKGSNEMLVDVINGNLDFSFSNLPPVQGLLRKGSLRAIAVTSSYRSQQLPDVPTMAEQGLADFDVTSWLGLYGPAGMAPSLVQTLSGALQEGMATPKARETLSVAGFEPKGSTAAAFAELNRAELARWKQVAERANISLKFGT, from the coding sequence ATGCAAAGACGTTCCGTATTGAAATTGCTCGCGGGCAGTGCCGCGCTGGGCAGCACCGTGGGAACACGCGCCGCTGTGGCCTCCGGCAGCGAAGCCGCGACCGGCACCGCGGGACCGCCCGGCGCCAGCTTCGCCAGCAAGCCGATACGCCTGATCGTGCCGTATCCGCCCGGCGGCGTCACCGACGTGGCCGGGCGCCTGGCCAGCGATATCCTCGGCAGCCGCTTCGGCCAGCCCGTCGTGGTGGAAAACCGCCCGGGCGCCAACGGCATGATAGGTAATCAGCACGTCGCCGCCGCGCCGCCGGATGGCTACACCTTGCTGCTCAATGGCCTGGGCGGCATGGTGCTGCCCATGGCCACCGTCACCGGCCTGCCCCTGGACACGGCGCGCGCGTTCACGCCCATCGGCGAGATGGCGGAGTTCATCAACGTCCTGATCGTGCGGGCCGATTCGCCCATCCGCAGCGTCAACGACCTGATCGCCATGGCGCGCCAACGCGGCAAGGAAGGCCTGAGCTATGGTTCCAACGGCATCGGCACTTCAGTACACCTGACCACGGCGTTCTTCGCGCAGCGCACGGGCCTGCAACTGCTGCACGTGCCCTACAAGGGCAGCAACGAAATGCTGGTCGACGTGATCAACGGCAATCTCGATTTCAGCTTCAGCAATCTGCCGCCGGTGCAGGGCCTGCTACGCAAGGGTTCCTTGCGCGCCATCGCCGTGACCAGCAGCTATCGCAGCCAGCAACTGCCTGACGTGCCCACCATGGCGGAACAGGGCCTGGCCGATTTCGACGTGACCAGCTGGCTGGGCCTGTACGGCCCCGCCGGCATGGCGCCGTCACTCGTGCAAACGCTCAGCGGCGCGCTGCAGGAAGGCATGGCCACCCCCAAGGCGCGCGAAACGCTCAGCGTCGCCGGCTTCGAACCGAAAGGATCGACCGCGGCCGCCTTCGCCGAACTGAATCGCGCCGAACTCGCGCGCTGGAAGCAGGTGGCCGAGCGCGCCAACATCTCGCTCAAGTTCGGGACGTAA
- a CDS encoding alpha/beta fold hydrolase, translated as MSNLVNPQRRRLLGSTSALAALGLLDLGLGSTARAQGTPQGAGGQAASARAGGATSFGSPIRQIDAGTLNIGYADVGPAHGPVAILLHGWPYDIHSFVDVAPLLTAAGYRVIVPYLRGYGSTRFLAAETPRNGQQAVVALDILALMDALKIEKAVIAGFDWGARTADILAALWPERFHGLVSVSGYLIGSQQANAKPLPPAAELQWWYQFYFATERGAQGYAANVHDFNKLIWRQASPQWQFDDATYERSAQSFANPDHVAVVIHNYRWRLGLAQGEAKYDDYERRLAAAPKIVIPAITMEGDANGAAHPAPAAYAKQFTSKYQHRDLTGGVGHNLPQEAPKAFADAVLQVVKL; from the coding sequence ATGTCGAACCTCGTGAATCCCCAGCGCCGCCGTCTGCTCGGCTCGACCTCGGCCCTGGCCGCCCTCGGACTGCTGGACCTGGGTCTGGGCAGCACCGCCCGCGCGCAAGGAACCCCGCAAGGCGCGGGTGGCCAGGCCGCGTCGGCACGGGCAGGCGGCGCCACGTCTTTCGGCAGCCCCATCCGCCAGATCGATGCGGGCACCTTGAACATCGGCTACGCGGACGTCGGCCCCGCCCATGGCCCGGTGGCGATCCTGCTGCACGGCTGGCCTTATGACATCCACAGCTTCGTCGACGTCGCCCCTCTGCTGACGGCCGCAGGCTACCGCGTCATCGTGCCGTATCTGCGCGGGTATGGCTCGACGCGCTTCCTGGCGGCCGAAACGCCACGCAACGGGCAGCAGGCCGTGGTCGCCCTGGACATTCTTGCGTTGATGGATGCCTTGAAAATCGAGAAGGCCGTCATCGCGGGTTTCGACTGGGGCGCGCGCACGGCCGACATCCTGGCAGCCCTGTGGCCAGAGCGTTTCCATGGCCTGGTATCGGTCAGCGGCTATCTGATCGGCAGCCAGCAGGCCAATGCCAAGCCCTTGCCGCCCGCCGCCGAATTGCAGTGGTGGTACCAGTTCTACTTCGCCACCGAACGCGGCGCGCAAGGCTATGCGGCCAACGTGCATGACTTCAACAAGCTGATCTGGCGCCAGGCTTCGCCGCAATGGCAGTTCGACGACGCCACCTACGAGCGGTCCGCGCAATCCTTCGCCAATCCCGACCACGTGGCGGTGGTGATCCACAACTACCGCTGGCGCCTGGGCCTGGCCCAAGGGGAGGCCAAGTACGACGACTACGAGCGTCGCCTCGCCGCCGCGCCCAAGATCGTGATTCCGGCCATCACCATGGAGGGCGACGCCAACGGCGCCGCCCATCCGGCGCCCGCCGCCTATGCCAAACAGTTCACCAGCAAGTATCAGCATCGCGACCTGACCGGAGGCGTTGGTCACAACTTGCCGCAAGAAGCACCCAAGGCCTTCGCGGACGCCGTGCTCCAGGTGGTCAAACTGTAG
- a CDS encoding FadR/GntR family transcriptional regulator, with protein sequence MPTLPSRSLLKKDPAAPVQSEPNLTDRIAEMLLEEITSGDYSIGEVLPPEQAIATRLGVSRTVLREAVSRLKVQGVVQSKQGRGLTVMQTARPSVLRMQAADLGDADQVLRIVELRRGFEIEAAALAAQRRDDQDLAAMRLALRNMGKAIASGDVAEGVNADMEFHRCVARATRNEHYLNFFDFLAVLLKTNLRVSRSRSAKIAGRGAHAQKEHEALFAAIEKRDAELARQQARMHVDNTESRLRTAVATADKP encoded by the coding sequence ATGCCGACATTGCCGTCCCGCTCCTTGCTGAAGAAAGACCCGGCCGCTCCAGTCCAGTCAGAGCCCAATCTGACCGATCGGATCGCGGAAATGCTGCTGGAAGAAATCACCAGCGGCGACTACAGCATCGGCGAAGTCCTGCCTCCCGAACAAGCCATCGCCACCCGGCTCGGTGTGTCCCGCACCGTGCTGCGCGAAGCAGTCTCCCGCCTGAAAGTCCAAGGGGTCGTGCAAAGCAAGCAGGGGCGTGGCCTGACGGTCATGCAGACCGCCCGCCCGTCGGTGCTGCGCATGCAGGCCGCGGACCTGGGCGACGCGGACCAGGTACTGCGCATCGTCGAACTGCGCCGCGGCTTTGAAATCGAGGCCGCCGCCCTGGCCGCGCAAAGACGCGACGACCAGGACCTGGCCGCCATGCGCCTGGCCTTGCGCAATATGGGCAAGGCCATCGCATCCGGCGACGTGGCCGAAGGCGTCAACGCCGATATGGAATTCCATCGCTGCGTCGCCCGTGCGACCCGCAACGAACACTATCTGAATTTCTTCGACTTCCTGGCGGTGCTGCTCAAGACCAATCTGCGCGTGTCGCGCTCGCGCTCGGCCAAGATCGCCGGCCGCGGCGCCCATGCCCAGAAAGAGCACGAGGCGCTGTTCGCCGCCATCGAAAAGCGTGACGCGGAGCTGGCGCGACAGCAAGCCCGCATGCACGTCGACAACACCGAATCAAGATTGCGTACAGCGGTGGCCACCGCGGACAAACCATGA
- a CDS encoding ShlB/FhaC/HecB family hemolysin secretion/activation protein, with protein MALTMAAGPLAAQSLPAQLPSGAEPGRQLPQPVMPQSSPGMPAVTVQQGTASQAPAGADKLNFTLTDMQIEGVTRYRADELRPLYQGLLGKTITVADAFKVANDIELRYRNEGYVTTRVIVPEQTIDNGHFRIVVVEGFISDVVYDGDVGPAKAAVEKLVRRLRGMRPINVADVERQLLLANDLAGMTVRASLEASPKVTGGSVLVVHSERKAVDARVGMDNRTSPYLGWSEATTQISLNSFGERADHATLYGSVGFPAYRSKSVGGAYDMLVTDTGMTFGLQANYAKSEPGRELAQLNVASDVQSYAATATYPIIRSRLENLRAVGLFEARNVSTDITGVPFTSDRLRVLRLGLSYDRTDTWNGITAVRGTLHQGLNTMGASKEGSALASRENGKPDFFKATAELTRLQQFTDRVSLVATFAGQYSASPLLASEEFALGGPNFARGYDDGEVSADSGMAGSLELRYAISSANFLPHGAHVYTFVDGGRIWSRSASADITRSKLASFGAGMRANLTKTVYATLEVAKPLSDDVLTQGNKNPRIFFSISAQY; from the coding sequence ATGGCCCTCACCATGGCCGCCGGTCCGCTGGCGGCGCAGAGCCTGCCGGCGCAGTTGCCCTCCGGGGCCGAGCCGGGGCGGCAATTGCCGCAGCCGGTCATGCCGCAGAGTTCGCCCGGCATGCCCGCGGTCACCGTGCAGCAAGGCACTGCGTCCCAGGCTCCGGCCGGGGCGGACAAGCTCAACTTCACCCTGACGGACATGCAGATCGAAGGCGTGACGCGTTATCGCGCCGACGAACTGCGCCCGCTGTACCAGGGCCTGCTGGGTAAGACGATCACGGTTGCCGATGCGTTCAAGGTCGCCAACGACATCGAGCTGCGCTACCGCAACGAAGGCTACGTCACCACCCGCGTGATCGTGCCCGAGCAGACCATCGATAACGGCCACTTCCGCATCGTGGTGGTGGAAGGCTTCATTTCCGACGTCGTCTATGACGGTGACGTGGGTCCCGCCAAGGCGGCGGTGGAGAAGCTGGTGCGGCGCCTGCGCGGCATGCGTCCGATCAATGTGGCCGACGTCGAGCGCCAGCTGCTGCTGGCCAATGACCTGGCCGGCATGACGGTGCGGGCCTCGCTGGAGGCATCGCCCAAGGTGACGGGCGGTTCGGTGCTGGTGGTGCACAGTGAGCGCAAGGCGGTCGACGCCCGCGTCGGTATGGACAACCGGACCTCGCCTTACCTGGGTTGGAGCGAAGCCACCACCCAGATCAGCCTGAATTCCTTCGGCGAGCGCGCCGATCATGCCACGCTGTACGGCAGCGTCGGCTTCCCGGCCTATCGCAGCAAGTCCGTGGGCGGCGCCTACGACATGCTGGTCACCGACACCGGCATGACCTTCGGCCTGCAGGCCAACTACGCGAAGAGCGAACCCGGCCGCGAGCTGGCCCAGCTCAACGTGGCCAGCGACGTGCAGTCCTATGCCGCCACGGCGACGTACCCCATCATCCGTTCGCGCCTGGAAAACCTGCGCGCCGTCGGCCTGTTCGAAGCGCGTAACGTCAGCACCGACATCACGGGCGTGCCGTTCACCAGCGACCGCCTGCGCGTGCTGCGCCTGGGCTTGAGCTACGACCGCACCGATACGTGGAACGGCATCACCGCCGTGCGCGGCACCCTGCACCAGGGCCTGAACACCATGGGCGCCAGCAAGGAAGGCTCGGCGCTGGCTTCGCGCGAGAACGGCAAGCCCGACTTCTTCAAGGCCACCGCTGAACTGACGCGCCTGCAGCAGTTCACCGACCGCGTCAGCCTGGTGGCGACGTTCGCCGGCCAGTACAGCGCCAGCCCCTTGCTCGCCAGCGAAGAGTTCGCGCTGGGCGGCCCCAACTTCGCGCGCGGCTACGACGACGGCGAAGTGTCGGCCGACAGCGGCATGGCCGGCTCCCTGGAACTGCGCTACGCGATCTCCTCGGCCAACTTCCTGCCCCACGGCGCGCACGTCTACACCTTCGTCGACGGCGGCCGCATCTGGTCGCGTTCGGCCAGCGCCGACATCACGCGCAGCAAGCTGGCCTCGTTTGGCGCGGGTATGCGCGCCAACCTGACCAAGACCGTCTACGCCACCCTCGAAGTGGCCAAGCCGCTCAGCGACGACGTCCTGACTCAGGGCAACAAGAATCCCCGAATTTTCTTCAGCATTTCGGCCCAGTACTAA
- a CDS encoding 3-phenylpropionate/cinnamic acid dioxygenase subunit beta has translation MNAPTASLAQPAAADTTPAEVKPADVTPAFDTSVDDMYVWWQAQRFLHYEADLLDHREFEAWASLLDEDIVYRMPLTRNVRRDAMDQEFSGLHDAAWFDEGIDTLRQRVAQLKTGIHWAEEPASRVSRLVTNIRVLDVTPDEGGGERVRVRSRFLIYQNRLQAEVNLFAGKRDDVLRRRDGHWKILAREIHLDQNVLLSKALTVFF, from the coding sequence ATGAACGCGCCCACCGCAAGTCTGGCCCAGCCCGCCGCGGCCGATACCACTCCCGCTGAAGTGAAGCCCGCCGACGTCACGCCCGCCTTCGACACCAGCGTCGACGACATGTATGTCTGGTGGCAGGCGCAGCGCTTCCTGCACTACGAAGCAGACCTGCTCGACCATCGCGAATTCGAAGCCTGGGCCAGCCTGCTCGATGAAGACATCGTCTACCGCATGCCCCTCACCCGCAATGTGCGGCGCGACGCCATGGACCAGGAATTTTCCGGCCTACACGACGCCGCCTGGTTCGACGAAGGCATTGATACCTTGCGCCAGCGCGTCGCGCAGCTGAAGACCGGCATTCACTGGGCCGAGGAGCCCGCGTCGCGCGTATCGCGCCTGGTCACCAACATCCGCGTGCTGGATGTCACACCGGATGAAGGCGGCGGCGAACGGGTGCGCGTGCGTTCGCGTTTCCTGATCTACCAGAACCGCCTGCAAGCCGAGGTCAACCTGTTCGCCGGCAAGCGCGATGACGTCCTGCGACGGCGCGACGGCCACTGGAAGATACTCGCGCGGGAGATCCACCTGGACCAGAACGTCCTGCTTTCCAAGGCGCTTACCGTCTTCTTCTAG
- a CDS encoding 2Fe-2S iron-sulfur cluster-binding protein produces the protein MPVAVFEMPDGAEQVLDVPDDWSLMEAARRDGLEGIVAECGGGAICGTCHVQVDPRWYASLEAPGMMEEALLEVVPERCATSRLSCQVVMTPALDGIRVRVPSSQLEL, from the coding sequence ATGCCTGTCGCTGTATTTGAAATGCCGGATGGCGCCGAACAGGTGCTGGATGTGCCCGACGACTGGTCGCTGATGGAAGCGGCGCGCCGGGATGGTCTGGAGGGCATCGTTGCCGAATGCGGCGGCGGCGCCATCTGCGGCACCTGCCACGTGCAGGTCGATCCCCGCTGGTACGCCAGCCTGGAAGCGCCGGGCATGATGGAGGAAGCCTTGCTGGAAGTGGTGCCGGAGCGTTGCGCCACCAGCCGCCTGTCCTGTCAGGTCGTCATGACGCCGGCCCTCGACGGCATCCGCGTGCGTGTTCCCTCCAGCCAGCTGGAACTGTAG